One window from the genome of Pedobacter schmidteae encodes:
- a CDS encoding RagB/SusD family nutrient uptake outer membrane protein, producing MKVINYIILVVLLSGVTSCKKFVDIGDPKAELAKGSVFASDGSATAAMVGIYADMNALNYYFANVLTTFMGGMGADEFTYAATFAEFDEWKNNNVLPTNRFVGQLWSQPYEYNYRANAIIEGVTASTTLSPDVKKRLLGEAKFMRAFLHFYLVNTFGDVPLILDTDVLKNTSLPRTPSADVYKAIIEDLIAAKGLLSPDYPTGGARTRPNKWAATLLLARAYLYTGNNAQAEIEAGEVIASPNYSLLQGNAMNQTFLANSREAIWQLQVVNTLGNRNTWEGFTMTPANATAPVPSAFYRLTKGVGGLVDAFEGGDLRRANWTRSYNTTATPPLTHTFPYKYKVRTGTPVTEYSMIMRFAEAYLIRAEARMQQSKFGLAKEDLDIIRGRAGLGLATLATTVAAGMMQVEQERRVELFSEWGHRWYDLKRWKSVTGDPTKTRADDVLPLTKTNWKSTAILMPIPADARSTNKNLTPNPGYN from the coding sequence ATGAAAGTTATTAATTATATCATACTTGTGGTTTTACTGAGCGGAGTAACCTCCTGTAAAAAATTTGTAGACATAGGTGACCCTAAAGCAGAACTCGCTAAGGGAAGCGTTTTTGCAAGCGATGGCTCAGCCACTGCCGCAATGGTAGGTATTTATGCAGATATGAATGCATTAAATTATTATTTCGCAAATGTCCTGACGACCTTTATGGGAGGCATGGGTGCTGATGAGTTTACTTATGCTGCTACATTTGCCGAATTTGATGAGTGGAAAAATAATAATGTACTGCCTACAAATAGATTTGTAGGGCAGCTATGGTCGCAGCCATATGAATATAACTATCGTGCCAACGCAATCATAGAAGGGGTAACGGCCTCAACTACGCTAAGTCCCGATGTTAAAAAAAGATTACTTGGTGAAGCGAAATTTATGAGGGCATTTTTACATTTCTATCTCGTGAATACTTTTGGCGATGTTCCTTTAATTCTGGACACCGATGTGCTTAAAAATACAAGTCTTCCACGAACGCCTTCAGCAGACGTCTATAAAGCTATTATTGAAGATCTGATTGCTGCAAAGGGATTGTTAAGCCCCGACTATCCAACAGGTGGCGCCCGTACCCGTCCGAACAAATGGGCTGCTACCTTACTATTAGCACGTGCATACCTATATACTGGTAACAACGCGCAGGCAGAAATTGAAGCAGGAGAGGTAATCGCCAGTCCCAACTATTCCTTACTTCAGGGAAACGCAATGAATCAGACTTTTCTGGCCAATAGTAGAGAAGCCATTTGGCAGCTACAAGTAGTAAATACTTTGGGAAACCGCAATACCTGGGAAGGCTTTACAATGACGCCGGCAAATGCTACCGCTCCGGTTCCCTCTGCCTTTTACAGATTGACCAAAGGAGTCGGAGGATTGGTAGATGCTTTTGAAGGGGGAGATTTGCGAAGAGCCAACTGGACCAGAAGTTACAACACAACTGCTACACCTCCATTAACACATACGTTCCCTTATAAATATAAAGTGCGTACTGGAACCCCGGTAACAGAATATTCAATGATCATGCGCTTTGCTGAAGCTTACCTGATCAGAGCAGAAGCCAGAATGCAGCAAAGTAAATTTGGTCTTGCAAAAGAAGACCTGGATATTATCCGTGGCCGTGCCGGATTGGGCCTGGCAACCCTGGCAACCACTGTTGCTGCAGGGATGATGCAGGTAGAACAGGAACGCAGGGTAGAGTTGTTTTCAGAATGGGGACATCGCTGGTATGATTTAAAAAGATGGAAAAGTGTAACAGGTGATCCTACAAAAACACGTGCCGACGATGTTCTTCCACTTACAAAGACAAACTGGAAATCGACAGCCATACTTATGCCTATTCCGGCAGACGCAAGAAGCACAAATAAAAACCTGACCCCTAACCCTGGTTATAACTAA
- a CDS encoding TlpA disulfide reductase family protein, with translation MFKHVLVSYLSVLAFIQVQAQVVQITPEKPQRGEKVTITYHPNAAGAAISKDATDVIVNFSYSTFYEQPWKLPMIRQGNDWVASFVLQRYATFASFYVQSGDTIDKPAADRHYSISVFDGNKRVRDGFLHESYSLGAQMPKSPKLPALQLALLKKELANYPDNYEAKVREQSVLMTMAKTPEEKLKHRLEARKIIAAKFEENPTFGGNLNKVTMGYLIIGENSRLDSIRKVVSTRFPESDLAKDYLISAIAKEKDEVKKVAQLEVLLKKGKENGENSTEIHRMLFEHYVAKKNEEKAIYHASRSLGAVNPYTPQRLKTISSDLTAAKLAPDTAIAYAQASLKIVEQWPIGVIRYFPEYGHILPFVADSLRTKTVAAESAGLYALIALNKFYLGYKDEAMKYALKAENTGVDKVGLMDLALLYELAGAPEKAFDATWKVLLEDPANVAALKSAKANFLKFNTSETAFDEKIKKLEALKLTQLKALLKKQLMNKPGPELSGLTDLKGKTVTKSMMKGKIVVLDFWATWCVPCMQEMPYLQKVYDKYKNNPKVMFMVVNSGAKNTIKDAIGWEAKNRQYTFPLYFNNDPDIGEKVGFTLIPTIAVIDAEGKMQFRTIGFEGAELEHKLAAQIDILLEGK, from the coding sequence ATGTTTAAACATGTGTTAGTTAGCTACCTGTCTGTACTTGCTTTTATACAAGTACAGGCGCAGGTAGTGCAAATTACCCCCGAAAAACCTCAGCGTGGAGAAAAGGTAACCATTACTTATCATCCCAATGCCGCAGGTGCTGCTATTAGCAAAGATGCCACGGACGTAATCGTCAATTTCAGTTATTCGACCTTTTATGAACAACCCTGGAAACTACCGATGATCAGACAAGGCAACGACTGGGTAGCCTCATTTGTGTTACAACGGTATGCAACTTTTGCTTCTTTTTACGTACAAAGCGGCGATACTATTGATAAGCCTGCAGCTGATCGACACTATTCAATTTCCGTATTTGATGGAAATAAACGGGTTAGGGATGGCTTTCTACATGAGTCCTATAGTTTGGGTGCCCAAATGCCAAAGTCGCCAAAATTACCAGCCTTACAGCTGGCGCTATTGAAAAAAGAACTGGCCAACTATCCCGACAATTATGAAGCAAAGGTACGTGAGCAAAGTGTATTAATGACCATGGCAAAAACACCGGAGGAGAAGTTAAAACACCGGTTGGAGGCCAGAAAGATCATCGCTGCCAAATTTGAGGAAAACCCAACTTTTGGCGGCAACCTGAATAAAGTAACCATGGGTTATTTAATTATTGGAGAAAACTCCAGGCTCGACTCCATCCGAAAGGTTGTTTCTACCCGGTTCCCCGAATCAGATCTGGCTAAAGATTACCTGATTTCTGCTATTGCTAAGGAAAAAGATGAAGTGAAGAAAGTGGCACAGCTGGAGGTATTGTTAAAGAAGGGTAAGGAAAATGGTGAGAACTCCACAGAGATACACCGGATGCTTTTTGAACATTACGTGGCAAAGAAAAATGAAGAGAAAGCAATTTATCATGCAAGCAGAAGTCTGGGGGCTGTAAATCCCTATACTCCGCAACGGTTAAAAACCATCTCCAGCGACTTGACTGCCGCCAAACTGGCTCCTGATACCGCAATTGCCTATGCGCAGGCATCCCTAAAAATTGTAGAACAGTGGCCAATAGGTGTCATCAGGTATTTTCCTGAGTACGGGCATATCTTGCCTTTTGTGGCCGATAGCCTACGGACCAAAACTGTTGCAGCGGAAAGTGCAGGTTTATATGCACTTATCGCCCTCAATAAATTTTATCTCGGTTATAAGGATGAAGCTATGAAATATGCACTTAAAGCCGAAAATACAGGTGTGGATAAAGTGGGATTAATGGACCTTGCATTGCTCTATGAACTTGCTGGCGCTCCTGAAAAGGCATTTGATGCGACCTGGAAAGTGTTGCTGGAAGATCCTGCAAATGTTGCTGCATTAAAATCAGCGAAAGCAAATTTTCTGAAATTCAACACGTCGGAAACTGCCTTTGACGAGAAAATTAAAAAGCTGGAAGCGCTGAAGCTTACTCAACTTAAGGCCTTGTTAAAAAAACAATTGATGAATAAGCCCGGGCCTGAACTTTCCGGATTGACGGACCTGAAAGGTAAAACCGTGACAAAATCGATGATGAAGGGCAAAATCGTTGTGCTTGATTTTTGGGCTACCTGGTGTGTCCCTTGTATGCAGGAAATGCCCTATCTGCAGAAAGTGTACGATAAATATAAAAACAATCCGAAGGTGATGTTTATGGTCGTAAACAGCGGGGCAAAGAATACCATCAAAGATGCCATTGGTTGGGAAGCTAAAAACCGGCAGTATACTTTTCCACTTTATTTTAACAATGACCCGGATATAGGAGAGAAAGTGGGCTTTACGCTGATTCCCACAATTGCAGTGATAGACGCTGAGGGGAAAATGCAGTTCCGAACCATTGGTTTTGAAGGCGCGGAACTGGAACATAAACTGGCAGCTCAGATTGATATTTTGTTAGAAGGGAAGTGA
- a CDS encoding glycoside hydrolase family 130 protein, giving the protein MKTDIAKRFVQNPLLSPRDLKPSMPGLEITCLLNPGVFIFEGKTWLLVRVAERPAQQDGVISFPVLKGDGVEIIEILANDPDLNTDDPRVIRYAGIDYLTTLSHLRLLCSDDGIQFYEPEDYPLLQGETLQEAFGIEDCRVALMEGTYYLTYTAVSAQGVGVGLRTTKDWKNFSTEGMIIPPHNKDCAIFEEKINGKFYALHRPSSVSIGGNYIWIAESPDGIHWGRHRCIVTTRANHWDSARVGAGAAPIRTDKGWLEIYHGANAGHRYCLGAFLMDLDDPNKVLARSEEPIMVPTETYELTGFFGQVVFTNGHIVKGDELTIYYGAADEFVCGAKFSVAEILGLLKWE; this is encoded by the coding sequence ATGAAGACTGATATTGCCAAGCGCTTTGTACAGAACCCCTTGTTATCACCCAGGGACCTAAAACCAAGCATGCCCGGACTGGAGATTACCTGTTTGCTAAACCCCGGTGTTTTTATCTTTGAAGGCAAGACCTGGCTATTGGTACGTGTAGCAGAAAGACCTGCCCAACAAGATGGAGTGATCTCTTTCCCGGTGCTGAAAGGTGACGGGGTTGAAATCATTGAAATTTTGGCGAATGACCCCGACCTGAATACCGATGATCCAAGGGTAATCAGGTATGCGGGCATCGATTACCTGACCACATTGTCGCACTTGAGGCTACTTTGTAGCGATGACGGTATTCAGTTTTATGAGCCGGAAGATTATCCGCTTTTGCAGGGCGAAACTTTACAGGAAGCCTTTGGAATAGAGGACTGTCGGGTAGCTTTGATGGAAGGAACCTATTACCTCACTTATACTGCGGTATCCGCGCAGGGAGTTGGAGTGGGGTTGCGGACAACAAAAGACTGGAAAAATTTTAGCACTGAGGGAATGATCATTCCCCCGCATAATAAAGATTGCGCCATTTTTGAAGAAAAGATCAATGGTAAGTTTTATGCGTTGCACCGGCCAAGTAGTGTCAGCATAGGAGGAAATTATATATGGATAGCAGAATCTCCTGACGGAATACATTGGGGACGGCATAGGTGTATTGTTACTACCCGCGCAAACCATTGGGACAGCGCCAGGGTTGGTGCCGGTGCAGCACCTATCAGAACAGATAAAGGATGGTTGGAGATTTATCACGGCGCTAATGCCGGGCACCGTTATTGTCTGGGCGCTTTTTTGATGGACCTGGATGACCCCAATAAGGTGTTGGCACGTAGCGAGGAACCCATCATGGTACCTACAGAAACCTACGAATTGACAGGATTTTTCGGGCAGGTGGTGTTTACCAATGGACATATCGTGAAGGGTGATGAACTGACCATTTATTACGGAGCTGCCGATGAATTTGTTTGCGGAGCTAAATTTTCGGTCGCCGAAATTTTAGGTTTATTAAAGTGGGAGTAA
- the gmd gene encoding GDP-mannose 4,6-dehydratase translates to MKVALITGVTGQDGAYLAEFLLKKGYFVHGLKRRASSFNTDRIDHLYQDQHEHGVHFKLHYGDLTDSTNLIRIIQETQPDEIYNLAAMSHVHVSFEMPEYTANADGIGTLRLLEAIRILGMEKKTKIYQASTSELYGLVQAVPQSETTPFYPRSPYAVAKLYGYWITVNYREAYKMYACNGILFNHESPLRGETFVTRKITRAACKIALGLQNCLYLGNLSAQRDWGHAKDYIEAMWLILQQEQAEDYVIATGITTTVRDFVKMSFAELGIEVEFSGKDQHERGVIIDVDQEMVAKLGLNDTYLKPGTIVVQVDEKYFRPTEVDLLLGDPTKANTKLGWKPKYDLPSLVQDMIQSDLHLMKKDEYLKQGGFKTLNYFE, encoded by the coding sequence ATGAAGGTAGCTTTAATAACAGGCGTTACAGGACAAGATGGTGCATATTTAGCAGAATTTTTGCTTAAAAAAGGATATTTTGTACATGGTTTAAAAAGAAGGGCCTCATCATTTAATACCGATAGGATTGATCACCTGTATCAGGATCAGCACGAACACGGGGTGCATTTCAAGCTACACTATGGCGATCTTACCGATTCAACCAATTTAATCCGTATCATTCAGGAAACTCAACCCGATGAAATTTATAACCTCGCAGCGATGAGCCATGTGCATGTCAGCTTCGAGATGCCCGAATATACGGCTAATGCCGATGGTATTGGTACATTGCGATTACTGGAGGCCATCCGCATTCTGGGAATGGAGAAAAAGACCAAAATTTATCAGGCTTCCACTTCCGAACTGTACGGCCTGGTACAGGCGGTTCCGCAAAGCGAAACTACCCCCTTTTATCCACGTTCGCCCTATGCTGTAGCCAAATTGTATGGTTATTGGATTACTGTAAATTACCGCGAAGCCTATAAAATGTATGCCTGCAACGGAATCTTGTTTAACCACGAAAGTCCGCTTAGGGGAGAAACATTTGTAACGCGTAAAATTACCCGGGCGGCCTGCAAAATTGCCCTTGGTCTGCAAAATTGTTTATACCTGGGCAACCTGTCTGCACAACGCGATTGGGGCCACGCCAAAGATTATATAGAAGCCATGTGGCTTATCCTTCAGCAGGAACAAGCCGAAGACTATGTCATTGCCACCGGAATAACCACTACCGTAAGGGATTTCGTAAAGATGAGCTTTGCTGAACTGGGGATAGAAGTTGAATTTAGTGGCAAAGACCAGCACGAACGTGGGGTAATCATTGATGTAGATCAGGAAATGGTAGCCAAACTAGGGTTGAATGACACTTACCTGAAACCGGGTACTATTGTAGTGCAGGTAGATGAAAAGTATTTCCGTCCTACAGAAGTTGATCTTTTGCTGGGCGATCCTACCAAAGCCAACACCAAGCTGGGTTGGAAACCTAAATACGATTTGCCATCGCTGGTGCAAGACATGATCCAATCAGATCTGCATCTGATGAAAAAAGATGAATACCTGAAACAGGGAGGCTTTAAAACACTTAATTATTTCGAATAA
- a CDS encoding EamA family transporter: MILILFLKYTLPNKNHMSTPVTKKASPLMVIIAFAVVYIVWGSTYFFIQKALGGFPPFILGAFRFLAAGLLLMGWCALKGEKIFDKKSIKHAIIGGILMLGIGNGMVIWVEQSIPSGLVAILVSSAAMWFVILDKPKWGENLRNKSTVLGLIIGFIGVILLFAEQAMQTLNSNGASTQLTGIILLLLAPIGWAAGSLYAKYNSTDAVSVSVSTSWQMLAAGVAFIPGTIIGSEFKTFNWQQISGDAWFAVIYLIIFGSIAAFSAYVWLLTVRPATQVSTYAYVNPVVAVLLSVLFTSEKVTFIQIIGLVVILGSVLLINLAKYRKESSLKKATAYSK, from the coding sequence ATGATATTAATCCTATTTTTGAAATATACGCTTCCTAATAAAAATCATATGTCGACGCCTGTAACTAAAAAAGCTTCTCCCTTGATGGTTATCATTGCCTTTGCGGTAGTGTACATTGTTTGGGGATCTACCTATTTCTTTATCCAAAAAGCCCTTGGAGGTTTCCCTCCATTTATTCTGGGTGCATTCAGATTTCTGGCAGCGGGACTGCTACTGATGGGCTGGTGCGCCCTGAAAGGAGAAAAGATTTTTGACAAAAAGAGCATTAAGCACGCCATTATAGGGGGTATTTTGATGCTGGGAATAGGAAACGGGATGGTGATATGGGTTGAACAATCTATTCCAAGCGGCCTGGTGGCCATTCTGGTTTCTTCGGCGGCCATGTGGTTTGTGATTCTGGATAAACCAAAATGGGGCGAGAATTTGCGCAACAAATCGACCGTACTGGGTTTGATTATTGGTTTTATTGGGGTAATCCTTTTGTTTGCCGAGCAGGCCATGCAAACCTTAAACAGCAATGGAGCTTCAACACAGCTTACAGGCATAATTTTGCTGCTCCTGGCACCTATTGGCTGGGCTGCCGGCTCGCTTTATGCCAAATACAATTCAACCGATGCCGTATCTGTATCCGTAAGCACCTCCTGGCAAATGCTGGCCGCCGGAGTCGCTTTTATCCCCGGCACCATCATCGGCTCGGAGTTTAAAACATTTAACTGGCAGCAGATATCAGGCGATGCCTGGTTTGCTGTCATCTATCTGATCATATTTGGATCTATTGCGGCCTTTAGCGCCTACGTATGGCTATTGACCGTGCGCCCGGCCACACAGGTAAGTACCTATGCCTATGTCAATCCGGTAGTAGCCGTGCTGCTAAGTGTTTTGTTTACCAGCGAAAAAGTTACCTTTATCCAGATTATAGGACTGGTAGTGATTCTGGGCAGTGTATTGCTGATCAACCTGGCCAAGTATAGAAAAGAAAGCAGCCTGAAAAAGGCTACGGCTTATTCGAAATAA
- the purU gene encoding formyltetrahydrofolate deformylase — protein sequence MIIIIQCKDRVGLVADISRILSEAQLNIISMREHVDKAENRFFMRLEVDGLAEETSLEEKMKQILPAGALIHVNPVPDKKIVVLVTKEYHCLADILIRNNFGTLGASVLCVIGNHAVLQKICDRFEIPFFLVPYHEDKNISEKQIIDKIRSYDPDYIVLAKFMRILSASFVASFPHKVINIHHSFLPAFVGANPYKQAFERGVKLIGATAHFVTDDLDEGPIIAQQIIPVNHSFTAADMVKSGKEIETAVLAKALRLVLNDRVFVYKNKTVVFE from the coding sequence ATGATTATCATTATCCAATGTAAGGACAGGGTAGGCCTGGTGGCAGATATTTCCAGGATCTTATCCGAAGCGCAACTGAATATAATTTCCATGCGCGAGCATGTAGACAAGGCCGAAAACAGGTTCTTTATGCGGCTGGAAGTAGACGGACTAGCCGAAGAAACCAGTCTGGAAGAAAAGATGAAGCAGATTCTGCCAGCCGGAGCGTTAATTCATGTAAATCCCGTTCCGGACAAAAAGATTGTCGTATTGGTGACCAAAGAGTATCATTGCCTGGCAGATATTCTGATCCGGAACAATTTTGGGACCCTGGGTGCTTCAGTACTTTGTGTCATCGGCAACCATGCAGTTTTGCAAAAAATCTGTGACCGTTTCGAAATACCTTTCTTTCTGGTGCCTTACCACGAAGACAAAAATATCTCCGAAAAACAGATCATCGACAAGATCAGGTCCTATGATCCGGATTACATTGTTCTGGCCAAATTTATGCGCATCCTCTCGGCCTCATTTGTGGCCAGCTTTCCGCATAAAGTTATCAATATACACCATTCCTTTTTGCCCGCTTTTGTGGGCGCAAACCCCTATAAGCAGGCTTTTGAGCGCGGCGTTAAACTCATCGGTGCTACCGCACATTTCGTAACCGACGACCTGGATGAAGGGCCCATCATTGCACAACAAATCATACCCGTAAACCATTCTTTTACTGCCGCCGATATGGTAAAATCGGGAAAGGAAATTGAGACTGCAGTGCTGGCAAAAGCATTGCGTCTGGTGCTCAACGACCGCGTATTTGTTTACAAAAATAAAACCGTCGTATTTGAGTAG
- a CDS encoding ROK family protein yields MTIEKGQLLRADIIKQLYYKNPLSLTELSKLTHKSLPLVTKVVNDLVVEGYIKEQGLAPSTGGRRASLFLLNPEMEKYIVAVAMDQFTTRMAIYDLARNIVFPIQTIELTLPGGAEITDKLLDFIDVHIKASGIDIKKILGVGIGVPGFIDVENGTDHSHLKTKDGKHLGKYLTKKLGLPVFMDNDSSLIALAELNFGAAEGKRDVLVANIGWGTGLGMIVNGQLYRGSSGYAGEFSHIPLSNTNNLCSCGKRGCLEVETSLLLMTKRAKEEIENGAATSMTQLFKEDERNVGELFLEAAKGHDPLAVSILSDAAFMIGKGLATLIHIMNPECIVLSGRGAIAGKILLPPVQQAVNEFCIPRIADKTTIILSELAADAELLAAASLVVEHGQFD; encoded by the coding sequence ATGACAATAGAAAAGGGCCAGCTGCTAAGAGCGGATATCATCAAACAACTTTACTATAAAAACCCACTGTCGCTTACCGAACTTAGTAAGCTTACCCACAAGAGTTTACCGCTGGTTACCAAGGTGGTAAACGATCTAGTAGTGGAGGGATATATTAAAGAGCAAGGCCTGGCTCCATCTACTGGGGGCCGGCGGGCTTCTCTGTTTCTGCTCAATCCCGAAATGGAGAAATATATTGTTGCCGTGGCGATGGATCAGTTTACTACCCGGATGGCCATTTATGATCTGGCCCGTAATATCGTTTTCCCCATTCAAACCATTGAGCTTACACTTCCCGGAGGGGCCGAGATAACAGATAAGTTACTTGATTTTATAGATGTCCATATCAAAGCTTCTGGTATTGATATCAAAAAGATCCTGGGCGTGGGCATTGGTGTGCCTGGTTTTATCGATGTAGAAAATGGGACCGACCACTCTCACCTGAAAACAAAAGATGGCAAACACCTAGGCAAGTACCTGACCAAAAAGCTGGGACTTCCCGTGTTTATGGACAACGACTCGAGTCTGATTGCATTGGCCGAGCTGAATTTTGGTGCCGCCGAAGGAAAACGCGATGTGCTGGTGGCCAATATTGGCTGGGGCACAGGCTTGGGCATGATTGTAAACGGGCAGCTTTACAGAGGAAGCAGTGGTTACGCCGGTGAGTTTAGCCATATCCCATTGTCCAATACTAATAACCTATGTTCTTGTGGCAAACGCGGTTGTCTGGAAGTCGAAACATCTTTGCTGTTGATGACCAAAAGGGCAAAGGAGGAGATCGAGAATGGCGCAGCTACCAGCATGACCCAACTTTTCAAAGAGGATGAGCGCAACGTGGGCGAGTTATTTTTAGAAGCCGCCAAAGGTCATGATCCATTGGCAGTTTCCATATTGTCTGATGCCGCCTTTATGATTGGAAAAGGACTGGCAACACTAATCCACATCATGAACCCTGAATGTATTGTGCTGAGCGGAAGAGGGGCAATTGCCGGAAAAATCCTGTTGCCTCCTGTACAGCAGGCTGTTAATGAGTTTTGTATACCCAGAATTGCAGATAAAACAACCATTATACTTTCTGAATTGGCTGCAGACGCCGAGTTGTTGGCTGCGGCCAGTCTGGTAGTGGAACATGGTCAATTTGACTAA